One part of the Marichromatium purpuratum 984 genome encodes these proteins:
- the rpmF gene encoding 50S ribosomal protein L32, with the protein MAVQQNRKTPSKRGMRRSHDALSKPTLSVEPSSGETHRRHHVSADGFYRGRKVVDKSE; encoded by the coding sequence ATGGCAGTTCAGCAGAATCGCAAGACCCCTTCCAAGCGCGGCATGCGTCGCTCCCACGACGCCCTGAGCAAGCCGACGCTCTCGGTCGAGCCCTCGAGCGGCGAGACCCATCGTCGTCATCACGTCTCGGCCGACGGTTTCTATCGCGGCCGCAAGGTTGTGGACAAGTCTGAGTGA
- the fabF gene encoding beta-ketoacyl-ACP synthase II, with translation MAGRRVVVTGLGLVAPVGLNVKSAWDSILAGRSGIQPITHFDIEPFSSRFGGPIYGFDPSEYVPEKDAKKMDKFIHYGVAAGSQAIADAGLEVDESNCRRIGVAVGSGIGGITGIENNYEAYRSKGPRRISPFFVPANIVNMVAGNLSIKFGLKGPNYSIVSACATGTHNIGEAALMIRHGYVDVMLAGGAEMATSPVGLGGFAAARALSTRNDDPVGASRPFDKERDGFVLSDGAGVVVLEDYERAKARGAHIYAELVGVGMNSDAYHMTAPSTDGSGAADCMLMALNDAGISPEEVDYINAHGTSTVAGDIAETTAVKRAFGDHAYKTMVSSTKSMTGHMLGAAGGAEAVFSVLALRDQVAPPTINYTTPDPDCDLDYVPNTARDSKLDIVMSNSFGFGGTNGSLVFRRV, from the coding sequence ATGGCAGGCAGAAGGGTAGTTGTCACTGGGTTGGGTCTGGTGGCGCCAGTTGGTCTGAACGTCAAGTCCGCTTGGGACAGCATCCTTGCCGGCAGGAGTGGGATCCAACCGATCACCCACTTCGACATCGAACCGTTCAGCAGCCGCTTCGGTGGGCCGATCTACGGCTTTGATCCGAGCGAATACGTCCCTGAGAAAGACGCCAAGAAGATGGACAAGTTCATCCATTATGGCGTCGCGGCGGGCTCTCAGGCCATCGCCGACGCAGGACTGGAGGTCGATGAGTCGAACTGCCGTCGCATCGGCGTCGCCGTCGGCTCCGGCATCGGTGGCATCACCGGTATCGAGAACAACTACGAGGCCTATCGCTCCAAGGGGCCGCGTCGGATTTCTCCCTTCTTCGTGCCGGCCAACATCGTCAACATGGTGGCCGGTAACCTCTCGATCAAATTCGGCCTCAAGGGTCCGAACTACTCGATCGTCTCGGCCTGCGCGACCGGTACCCACAATATCGGTGAGGCCGCGCTGATGATCCGTCACGGCTATGTCGACGTGATGCTCGCCGGTGGCGCCGAGATGGCGACCTCGCCGGTCGGGCTCGGCGGCTTCGCCGCAGCGCGCGCGCTGTCCACCCGCAATGACGATCCGGTCGGCGCCAGCCGTCCGTTCGACAAGGAGCGCGACGGCTTCGTGCTCAGCGACGGTGCCGGTGTGGTGGTGCTCGAGGACTACGAGCGGGCCAAGGCGCGTGGCGCGCACATCTACGCCGAGCTGGTCGGCGTCGGCATGAACTCCGACGCTTACCACATGACGGCCCCTTCGACCGATGGCTCGGGCGCCGCCGACTGCATGCTGATGGCGCTCAACGATGCCGGCATCAGCCCGGAAGAGGTCGATTACATCAACGCCCACGGCACCTCGACCGTGGCCGGCGACATCGCCGAGACCACTGCGGTCAAGCGCGCGTTCGGCGACCATGCCTACAAGACCATGGTCAGCTCCACCAAGTCGATGACCGGTCACATGCTGGGCGCCGCCGGTGGCGCCGAGGCGGTGTTCTCGGTGCTCGCGCTGCGCGATCAGGTCGCGCCGCCAACCATCAACTACACCACCCCGGACCCCGACTGCGATCTCGACTACGTGCCCAACACCGCGCGTGACTCGAAGCTCGACATAGTGATGTCGAACTCCTTCGGCTTCGGCGGCACCAACGGTTCTCTGGTGTTCCGTCGGGTCTGA
- a CDS encoding OadG family protein: MTEISFSELFLEGLQLMGVGMTIVVAFLILLIGVLRLVAAAVRRWAPEETAPEARPAFPQGAGAVTDRRLTAAITAAVVQYRKRRRT; the protein is encoded by the coding sequence ATGACCGAAATCTCCTTTTCCGAACTCTTCCTCGAAGGCCTTCAGCTGATGGGCGTCGGGATGACCATCGTGGTCGCCTTTCTGATCCTGCTCATCGGCGTGCTCCGCCTGGTGGCCGCCGCCGTGCGCCGCTGGGCGCCCGAGGAGACCGCGCCCGAGGCGCGGCCCGCCTTCCCTCAAGGTGCTGGCGCCGTCACCGACCGTCGCCTGACTGCGGCGATCACCGCTGCCGTCGTCCAGTACCGGAAGCGACGTCGGACCTGA
- a CDS encoding sodium ion-translocating decarboxylase subunit beta has protein sequence MEKLLLLWQSTGLANFTWGQALMIGVGGLLIYLAIAKKFEPLLLLPIGFGAILCNTPVAGIGGPDGMVGMIYHVGIETGIFPLLIFMGVGALTDFGALIARPSTLLLGAAAQFGIFATLLGALTLNLIPGFDFSMADAASIAIIGGADGPTAIFLASRLSPDLLGAIAVAAYSYMALVPLIQPPIMRALTSESERQIKMEQLRHVSKLERILFPFAVLVLCVTLLPSAAPLMGMLMFGNLLRESGVVDRLSRAAQNEIINVVTIMLGLAVGSKLSAEMFLNVQTLGILLLGALAFCIGTATGVIMGKVMCKVTGGKVNPLIGAAGVSAVPMAARVVNKVGLESDHHNFLLMHAMGPNVAGVIGSAVAAGILLALVGGG, from the coding sequence ATGGAAAAGTTGTTGCTACTGTGGCAGTCCACCGGACTGGCCAATTTCACCTGGGGCCAAGCGCTGATGATCGGCGTCGGCGGTCTGCTGATCTATCTGGCGATCGCCAAGAAGTTCGAGCCGCTGCTGCTGCTGCCGATCGGCTTCGGTGCCATCCTCTGTAACACGCCGGTGGCCGGGATCGGTGGTCCCGACGGCATGGTCGGCATGATCTACCATGTCGGCATCGAGACCGGGATCTTCCCGCTGCTGATCTTCATGGGGGTTGGCGCGCTGACCGATTTCGGCGCGCTGATCGCGCGGCCTTCGACCCTGCTGTTGGGTGCTGCGGCGCAGTTCGGCATCTTCGCCACCCTGCTCGGGGCGCTGACGCTGAACCTGATCCCCGGGTTCGACTTCAGCATGGCCGATGCCGCCTCGATCGCGATCATCGGTGGCGCCGACGGTCCGACGGCGATCTTCCTCGCCTCGCGCCTCTCGCCCGATCTGCTCGGCGCCATCGCCGTGGCGGCTTACTCCTACATGGCCCTGGTGCCGCTGATCCAGCCGCCGATCATGCGCGCGCTGACCAGCGAGTCCGAGCGTCAGATCAAGATGGAGCAGCTGCGTCACGTCTCCAAGCTCGAGCGCATCCTCTTCCCGTTCGCGGTGCTGGTGCTGTGCGTGACCCTGCTGCCCTCGGCCGCGCCGCTGATGGGCATGCTGATGTTCGGTAACCTGCTGCGTGAATCGGGTGTGGTCGATCGCCTCAGTCGCGCCGCGCAGAACGAGATCATCAACGTGGTCACCATCATGTTGGGCCTGGCCGTCGGCTCCAAGCTCTCGGCTGAGATGTTCCTCAACGTGCAGACGCTCGGCATCCTGTTGCTCGGCGCGCTGGCCTTCTGCATCGGTACCGCCACCGGCGTGATCATGGGCAAGGTCATGTGCAAGGTCACCGGTGGCAAGGTCAATCCGCTGATCGGCGCCGCCGGCGTCTCGGCGGTGCCGATGGCCGCCCGCGTGGTCAACAAGGTCGGTCTCGAGTCGGATCATCACAACTTCCTGCTGATGCATGCGATGGGACCGAACGTGGCCGGTGTTATCGGCTCGGCGGTGGCCGCCGGTATCCTGCTCGCGTTGGTGGGCGGTGGTTGA
- the plsX gene encoding phosphate acyltransferase PlsX: MKAQPCTIALDAMGGDHGPSVVIPAALKYLADNPHANLILVGDEQRLDACIGKASRERLRIHHTSQEVAMDELPSRALRNKKDSSMRVAIDLVRDGEADACVSAGNTGALMATARFVLKTLPSIDRPAISTTVPSLHGHTHMLDLGANVDCSGAHLFQFAVMGSELASVVDGIDRPKVALLNIGQEEIKGNEQVKQAHELLLNSSLNYVGYVEGDGIYLDDVDVVVCDGFIGNVALKSSEGVAKFVRHSLRKQFKRNWFTQLAGLAAMPILKRFSGDIDPRRYNGASLLGLRGIVVKSHGGADAFAFENAIYIAEKEIREDIPKRIGEQVGRQLEGSGQYRETA; the protein is encoded by the coding sequence ATGAAGGCACAGCCTTGTACCATTGCCCTGGACGCCATGGGTGGCGATCACGGGCCGAGCGTGGTGATCCCGGCGGCGCTCAAGTACCTCGCGGACAACCCCCACGCCAACCTGATCCTGGTCGGTGACGAGCAGCGGCTCGACGCCTGTATCGGCAAGGCCAGTCGTGAGCGTCTGCGTATCCATCACACCTCCCAGGAGGTGGCGATGGACGAACTGCCGTCGCGGGCGCTGCGCAACAAAAAAGACTCGTCGATGCGCGTGGCCATCGACCTGGTTCGCGACGGCGAGGCCGACGCCTGTGTCAGTGCCGGCAACACCGGGGCACTGATGGCGACCGCGCGCTTCGTCCTCAAGACCCTGCCGAGTATCGATCGGCCGGCGATCAGCACCACGGTGCCCTCGCTGCACGGCCATACCCACATGCTCGATCTCGGGGCCAATGTCGATTGCTCCGGCGCTCACCTGTTCCAGTTCGCCGTCATGGGCAGCGAGCTGGCGAGCGTGGTCGATGGCATCGACCGCCCCAAGGTGGCGCTGCTCAACATCGGCCAGGAAGAGATCAAGGGCAACGAGCAGGTCAAGCAGGCTCACGAGCTGTTGCTCAACAGTAGCCTCAACTACGTTGGCTATGTCGAGGGTGACGGCATCTATCTCGATGACGTCGACGTGGTCGTCTGCGATGGTTTCATCGGCAACGTTGCGCTCAAGTCGAGCGAGGGCGTGGCCAAGTTCGTGCGTCATTCGCTGCGTAAGCAGTTCAAGCGCAACTGGTTCACCCAGCTCGCCGGACTGGCGGCGATGCCGATCCTCAAGCGCTTCAGCGGTGACATCGATCCACGTCGCTACAACGGTGCCAGCCTGCTCGGTCTGCGCGGCATCGTGGTCAAGAGCCATGGTGGCGCCGACGCATTCGCCTTCGAGAACGCGATCTACATCGCCGAGAAGGAGATCCGCGAGGATATCCCCAAGCGGATCGGCGAACAGGTCGGGCGTCAGCTCGAGGGCAGTGGACAGTACAGGGAAACCGCCTGA
- a CDS encoding YceD family protein — translation MSASLPERLDPWRAAQAARVFTGTIELARLPRLAEAVLGLAPLAQGQAEVCYRLAFERDPRGRVRVFGDVDAVLRLPCQRCLGEVAVAVSAPLRLALVRSEQQAEQLDETLDPVLVEDDEPVQPLDWIEDELLLAIPAVPRHAPGECEAPVSTDASLAESEPLLETPPERDNPFAILASLKSRGRDDEG, via the coding sequence ATGTCAGCGTCGTTACCTGAGCGACTGGACCCATGGCGTGCCGCGCAGGCCGCGCGTGTCTTCACCGGCACGATCGAGCTTGCGCGGCTGCCGAGGCTTGCCGAAGCCGTCCTCGGTCTCGCCCCGCTTGCGCAGGGCCAGGCCGAGGTCTGTTACCGTCTCGCCTTCGAGCGTGATCCCCGGGGGCGCGTGCGTGTCTTCGGGGACGTCGATGCGGTGTTGCGGCTGCCCTGTCAGCGCTGTCTCGGCGAGGTCGCCGTTGCGGTGAGCGCGCCCTTGAGGTTGGCGCTGGTGCGCAGCGAGCAGCAGGCCGAGCAGCTCGACGAGACACTCGACCCGGTGCTGGTCGAAGACGACGAGCCGGTGCAGCCGCTTGACTGGATCGAGGACGAGCTGCTGCTCGCGATCCCGGCGGTGCCGCGTCATGCGCCCGGTGAGTGTGAGGCGCCGGTTTCTACCGATGCCTCGCTGGCCGAGTCCGAGCCGTTGTTGGAGACGCCGCCGGAGCGGGACAACCCGTTCGCGATTCTGGCGAGTCTGAAGTCGCGCGGGCGCGACGACGAGGGCTGA
- a CDS encoding beta-ketoacyl-ACP synthase III, whose product MKYSRILGTGSYLPARVMTNADLEAVVDTSDSWIRERTGIEKRHLVSEGECCCDLAEQAARRALEAAGITASDLDLILVATTTPDQFFPSTATLLQRRLDVHGCPAFDLQAVCAGFVYAMDVADKFIRTGAAKRALVVGAETFSRILDWNDRTTCVLFGDGAGAVVLEAADEPGILSTHLHADGAYKDLLQVPGGIGNGHPDARFVQMKGNEVFRIAVTTLGRIVEETLEAAGLTKSDIDWLIPHQANIRIIQATARKLDLPMERVVVTVAEHGNTSSASIPLALDQAVRDGRIRRGETLLMEAFGGGFTWGSVLVRY is encoded by the coding sequence ATGAAGTATTCCCGCATTCTCGGGACCGGGAGCTATCTGCCGGCCCGCGTCATGACCAACGCAGATCTCGAGGCTGTCGTCGATACCTCGGACTCCTGGATCCGGGAACGCACGGGAATCGAAAAACGTCACCTGGTCAGCGAGGGTGAGTGCTGTTGCGATCTGGCTGAGCAGGCCGCGCGCAGGGCGCTGGAGGCGGCCGGCATCACCGCCTCCGACCTCGACCTGATCCTGGTGGCGACCACGACCCCCGATCAGTTCTTCCCGAGCACCGCGACCCTGCTGCAGCGGCGGCTCGATGTGCACGGCTGTCCGGCCTTCGATCTGCAGGCCGTGTGCGCCGGCTTCGTCTATGCAATGGACGTGGCCGACAAATTCATTCGCACCGGCGCGGCCAAGCGCGCGCTGGTGGTCGGCGCCGAGACCTTCTCGCGCATCCTCGACTGGAACGACCGCACCACCTGTGTGCTGTTCGGTGACGGTGCGGGTGCGGTGGTGCTCGAGGCCGCCGACGAGCCTGGCATCCTTTCCACCCATCTTCACGCCGATGGCGCCTACAAGGACCTGCTGCAGGTCCCCGGTGGGATCGGTAACGGCCACCCCGACGCCCGCTTCGTCCAGATGAAGGGCAACGAGGTGTTCCGCATCGCCGTCACCACCCTCGGGCGCATCGTCGAGGAGACCCTCGAGGCCGCAGGCCTCACCAAGTCGGACATCGACTGGCTGATTCCCCATCAGGCCAATATCCGCATCATCCAGGCGACCGCACGCAAGCTCGATCTGCCGATGGAGCGAGTGGTGGTGACCGTTGCCGAACACGGCAACACCTCCTCGGCTTCCATTCCGCTGGCACTCGATCAGGCGGTACGCGATGGGCGTATCCGTCGTGGCGAGACGCTGCTGATGGAGGCCTTCGGAGGCGGTTTCACCTGGGGTTCGGTCCTGGTCCGTTACTGA
- the oadA gene encoding sodium-extruding oxaloacetate decarboxylase subunit alpha translates to MNDPKPLGITEVVLRDAHQSLLATRLRLEDMLPIAPKLDQVGYWSMESWGGATFDACIRYLGEDPWDRLRQLKAAMPNTPQQMLLRGQNLLGYRHYADDVVESFVERAATNGIDVFRVFDAMNDLRNLEAAIKAVLATDKHAQGTMSYTVSPVHDLDYWVDMGRRLEDMGCHSICIKDMAGLLKPYVAEQLVTRLKESCSIPIAMQSHATTGMSTSTIVKAVEAGIDMVDSAVSSMSMTYGHSPTESVVAIFEDGDRATGLDLNLLEEIAAYFRDVRKKYAKFEGALKGVDSRILVAQVPGGMLTNMENQLREQGASDRLDEVLVEIPKVREDLGFIPLVTPTSQIVGSQAVLNVLMGERYKSITAETAGVLRGEYGATPAPVDSELQQRVLEEGQSPITCRPADNLAPEMESLTAQLQEIAEERSLNLAEAVVDDVLTYALFPQVGLKFIENRDNPSAFEPAPWTEAPAAADKAAPAAAATAMAEAYRVEVDGHAYNVRVSPEGAVEMIAPAAGAAPAAAPAPAAGAASEVPAPLAGTVFKVLVKPGDQITSGDVVMILEAMKMETEVRSPEGGTVAAVCASEGDAVQVGQALLTLS, encoded by the coding sequence ATGAACGATCCCAAGCCGCTCGGTATCACCGAGGTCGTCCTGCGCGACGCCCATCAGTCCCTGCTCGCTACTCGGCTGCGTCTTGAAGACATGCTGCCGATCGCGCCCAAGCTCGATCAGGTGGGCTACTGGTCCATGGAAAGCTGGGGCGGGGCGACCTTCGACGCCTGCATCCGTTACCTGGGCGAGGACCCGTGGGACCGTCTGCGTCAGCTCAAGGCGGCGATGCCGAATACTCCGCAGCAGATGCTGCTGCGCGGCCAGAACCTGCTCGGTTATCGGCATTACGCCGATGATGTGGTCGAGTCCTTCGTCGAGCGTGCCGCGACCAACGGTATCGATGTCTTCCGCGTGTTCGACGCGATGAACGACCTGCGCAACCTCGAGGCTGCAATCAAGGCCGTTCTCGCCACCGACAAGCACGCTCAGGGCACCATGTCCTACACCGTGAGCCCGGTACACGACCTCGACTACTGGGTCGACATGGGGCGCCGTCTCGAGGATATGGGGTGCCACTCGATCTGCATCAAGGACATGGCCGGCCTGCTCAAGCCCTATGTCGCCGAGCAGCTGGTCACTCGCCTCAAGGAGAGCTGCTCGATTCCGATCGCGATGCAGAGCCATGCCACCACCGGCATGAGTACCAGCACCATCGTCAAGGCGGTCGAGGCCGGCATCGACATGGTCGATTCCGCCGTCTCCTCGATGAGCATGACCTACGGCCACTCGCCGACCGAGTCGGTGGTCGCCATCTTCGAGGACGGCGATCGCGCCACCGGGCTGGACCTCAACCTGCTCGAGGAGATCGCCGCCTACTTCCGTGACGTGCGCAAGAAGTACGCTAAGTTCGAGGGCGCGCTCAAGGGCGTCGACTCGCGCATCCTGGTCGCCCAGGTGCCCGGTGGCATGCTCACCAACATGGAAAACCAGCTGCGCGAGCAGGGTGCGAGCGATCGCCTCGACGAGGTGCTGGTCGAGATCCCCAAGGTGCGCGAGGACCTCGGTTTTATCCCGCTGGTCACTCCAACTTCGCAGATCGTCGGCAGCCAGGCCGTGCTCAACGTGCTGATGGGTGAGCGCTACAAGAGCATCACCGCCGAGACCGCCGGTGTGCTGCGTGGTGAATACGGCGCGACGCCGGCTCCGGTCGACAGCGAGCTGCAGCAGCGCGTGCTGGAAGAGGGCCAGAGCCCGATCACCTGCCGCCCGGCTGACAACCTCGCCCCGGAGATGGAGTCGCTGACCGCGCAGCTCCAGGAGATCGCCGAGGAGCGTTCGCTGAACCTCGCCGAGGCGGTGGTCGACGATGTGCTCACCTACGCGCTCTTCCCTCAGGTCGGGCTCAAGTTCATCGAGAACCGCGACAACCCCTCGGCCTTCGAGCCGGCACCCTGGACCGAGGCACCGGCCGCCGCCGACAAGGCCGCGCCTGCCGCAGCCGCTACCGCGATGGCCGAGGCCTATCGCGTCGAGGTCGATGGTCACGCTTACAACGTCCGGGTCTCGCCCGAGGGCGCGGTCGAGATGATTGCCCCGGCGGCAGGTGCCGCCCCGGCTGCTGCGCCGGCGCCCGCTGCGGGTGCTGCGAGCGAGGTTCCCGCGCCGCTGGCTGGTACTGTGTTTAAGGTGTTGGTCAAGCCGGGCGACCAGATCACCTCTGGCGACGTGGTAATGATTCTCGAGGCGATGAAGATGGAGACCGAGGTCCGCTCGCCCGAGGGTGGTACCGTGGCTGCGGTCTGCGCCTCCGAGGGTGATGCGGTGCAGGTCGGTCAGGCCCTGCTGACCCTGAGCTGA
- the acpP gene encoding acyl carrier protein gives MSSVEDRVRKIVVEQLGVKEEEVTAEASFVDDLGADSLDTVELVMALEEEFETEIPDEDAEKITTVQQAINYINEHQA, from the coding sequence ATGAGCAGCGTTGAAGATCGAGTTCGCAAAATCGTCGTCGAGCAACTGGGTGTCAAAGAGGAAGAAGTGACCGCCGAGGCGTCCTTCGTCGACGATCTGGGCGCGGACTCCCTCGACACCGTGGAACTGGTCATGGCTCTCGAGGAAGAGTTCGAGACCGAGATTCCTGACGAAGACGCTGAGAAGATCACCACGGTCCAGCAGGCCATCAACTACATCAACGAGCACCAGGCCTGA
- the pabC gene encoding aminodeoxychorismate lyase, with translation MLSDSSASPASLRTAPGAPLRVLLDGCPLSDLTITDRALHYGDGLFETLLVRAGRPCQWLRHLARLAHGCARLGIPCPSTVQLESELATLLDGVEEGVLKLVLTRGSGGRGYRPPARPEPRRILLLYPRPAAPEWRRGVAVRYCRTPVSVNPALAGLKHLNRLDAVLARREWDDGAIAEGLMQTPDGAICGGTMSNLFLWDGVRLYTPALDQAGIIGTVRELARELAAEAGIGCAVRRLCVDDLERARALFLTNAVIGVWPVARLEARCLDLDDQPWDLLHAVRAAAHTPG, from the coding sequence GTGTTGAGCGATTCCAGCGCTTCCCCAGCATCGCTTCGTACCGCCCCGGGTGCTCCGCTGCGGGTGCTGCTCGACGGCTGTCCGCTGTCCGATCTGACGATCACCGATCGCGCGCTGCATTATGGTGACGGTCTGTTCGAGACCTTGCTGGTGCGTGCCGGCCGGCCCTGTCAGTGGTTGCGTCATCTCGCCCGACTCGCGCATGGTTGCGCGCGCCTGGGGATCCCGTGTCCATCTACCGTTCAGCTCGAATCCGAACTCGCGACGTTGCTCGATGGCGTCGAGGAGGGAGTGCTCAAGCTGGTGCTCACGCGCGGCAGCGGTGGACGTGGCTATCGACCGCCGGCGCGGCCCGAACCCCGGCGCATCCTGCTGCTCTATCCACGTCCGGCAGCGCCGGAGTGGCGACGGGGCGTGGCGGTGCGCTACTGTCGCACGCCGGTCTCGGTGAATCCGGCGCTGGCCGGGCTCAAGCACCTCAACCGGCTCGATGCGGTGCTGGCACGGCGCGAGTGGGACGATGGCGCCATCGCCGAGGGCTTGATGCAGACCCCGGACGGCGCCATCTGCGGGGGCACCATGAGCAACCTGTTCCTGTGGGACGGCGTGCGGCTCTACACCCCGGCGCTCGATCAGGCCGGTATCATCGGCACGGTGCGCGAACTGGCGCGCGAGCTGGCTGCCGAGGCCGGCATCGGCTGCGCGGTGCGACGCCTGTGTGTCGATGACCTCGAGCGCGCCCGCGCGCTCTTTCTCACCAACGCGGTGATCGGTGTCTGGCCGGTGGCCAGGCTCGAGGCACGGTGCCTCGACCTCGACGATCAGCCCTGGGATCTCTTGCACGCGGTGCGGGCCGCCGCGCACACGCCTGGATGA
- the fabG gene encoding 3-oxoacyl-ACP reductase FabG → MLKGEIALVTGASRGIGRAIAMALAEQGAAVAGTATSEAGAAAIEQAFKDAGHQGIGLVLNVSDAESISSALATLTERLGAPSILVNNAGITRDNLLMRMKDDEWDSVIETNLTSIYRLVKACLRPMTKARKGRIINIASVVGASGNAGQTNYAAAKAGMMGFTKSLAREVGARGITVNCVAPGFIDTDMTRVLPDAQREALLGSIPLGRLGAPEEIAAAVTFLASPGGAYVTGETLHVNGGMHMA, encoded by the coding sequence ATGCTTAAGGGTGAAATCGCGCTCGTTACGGGCGCCTCGCGTGGAATCGGTCGTGCCATCGCCATGGCGCTGGCCGAGCAGGGTGCAGCAGTGGCCGGCACCGCGACCAGCGAAGCCGGCGCTGCGGCGATCGAGCAGGCGTTCAAGGACGCCGGCCATCAAGGCATCGGTCTGGTACTCAACGTCTCCGATGCGGAGTCGATCAGCAGCGCCCTGGCGACGCTCACCGAACGTCTCGGTGCGCCCAGCATCCTGGTCAACAATGCCGGGATCACCCGCGACAACCTGCTGATGCGGATGAAGGATGACGAATGGGATTCGGTCATCGAGACCAACCTCACCTCGATCTATCGTCTGGTCAAGGCCTGCCTCCGTCCGATGACCAAGGCGCGCAAGGGCCGCATCATCAACATCGCCTCGGTGGTGGGTGCCAGCGGTAACGCCGGTCAGACCAACTATGCCGCGGCCAAGGCTGGGATGATGGGCTTTACCAAGTCGCTCGCCCGCGAGGTCGGCGCGCGTGGCATCACCGTCAACTGTGTCGCCCCGGGTTTCATCGACACCGACATGACCCGGGTGTTGCCCGATGCCCAGCGCGAGGCGCTGCTCGGCTCCATCCCGCTCGGTCGACTCGGTGCCCCCGAGGAGATCGCCGCTGCCGTGACCTTCCTCGCCTCTCCCGGCGGGGCCTATGTCACTGGCGAGACGCTGCATGTCAACGGTGGCATGCACATGGCGTGA
- the fabD gene encoding ACP S-malonyltransferase, which produces MPQQLAVFFPGQGSQALGMLDALAATYPSVRQTFEEASDALGQDLWQLVNSGPEDALNRTENTQPAMLAAGIAVWRVWRQAGGAPATVMAGHSLGEYSALVAAEALGFADGVRLAAERGRLMQAAVPPGEGSMAALLGLDDDTVIALCAEQASGEVLEAVNFNSPGQVVIAGASAAVARAVEAAKTAGAKRAVQLPVSVPSHCALMRPAAEQLAERLAELDLSLPQVPVLHNVNVAAAGDVAELRDLLVRQLYRPVRWVETVRKIAGDGVPAAIESGPGKVLAGLCKRIDRNMTTLPVFDPKTLDAALEATANA; this is translated from the coding sequence ATGCCACAACAACTCGCCGTTTTCTTTCCCGGTCAGGGGTCGCAGGCGCTCGGCATGCTCGATGCCCTCGCCGCGACCTATCCCAGCGTTCGCCAGACCTTCGAGGAGGCCTCTGACGCCCTCGGTCAGGACCTCTGGCAACTGGTGAACAGCGGTCCAGAGGACGCGCTCAACCGCACCGAGAACACCCAGCCCGCCATGCTCGCCGCCGGTATCGCCGTGTGGCGGGTGTGGCGTCAGGCCGGTGGCGCTCCCGCCACGGTGATGGCCGGGCACTCGCTGGGCGAATACAGCGCCCTGGTCGCTGCCGAGGCGCTGGGCTTTGCCGACGGCGTCCGCCTGGCCGCCGAGCGTGGGCGGCTGATGCAGGCGGCGGTGCCGCCGGGCGAAGGCTCGATGGCCGCGCTGCTCGGGCTCGACGACGACACCGTGATTGCGCTCTGTGCCGAGCAGGCCAGCGGCGAGGTGCTCGAGGCGGTCAACTTCAACTCCCCCGGACAAGTGGTCATCGCTGGCGCCAGCGCTGCGGTCGCGCGCGCGGTCGAGGCGGCCAAGACCGCCGGCGCCAAGCGTGCGGTCCAGCTGCCGGTGAGCGTGCCCTCGCACTGTGCGCTGATGCGTCCGGCCGCCGAGCAGCTCGCCGAGCGTCTCGCCGAACTCGATCTCTCGCTGCCCCAGGTGCCGGTGCTGCACAACGTCAACGTTGCCGCTGCAGGCGATGTCGCCGAGTTGCGCGATCTCCTGGTGCGGCAGCTCTATCGCCCGGTACGCTGGGTCGAGACGGTACGCAAGATCGCCGGCGACGGGGTGCCGGCGGCCATCGAGTCGGGCCCGGGCAAGGTGCTGGCCGGACTCTGCAAGCGTATCGACAGGAACATGACGACGCTGCCGGTCTTCGACCCGAAGACCCTCGATGCGGCACTGGAGGCGACTGCCAATGCTTAA